CCGCCTTGGGCAGCAGTGAATGGCTGGTGAAGCCGGGAATCGTGTTCACTTCCAGGATGTAGGGCTGCTGGTCGCTGTCCACCATGAAATCGACGCGGCAGAGGTGCTTGACGCCCAGCACGGTCGCAGCCTCGATCGCCAGCTTTTGGATGTCGCGCAGCACTTCCTTGCGCAGGTCGATGTTGAAAAGGTATTGCGTGTCGTCGCGGTCGTACTTGGCTTGATAGTTGTAAAACTCGGTGGCGGGAACGATGTGAATCGCAGGCAGCGATTCGAGACCCTGCGCGCCGGCGATCACGCCGACCGTCAGTTCCTTGCCCTTGATGTATTTTTCCAGCAGCAGTTGAGGATGACGGCGGTGAAGACGTGACCGCGCCCGCCGCACCTCCTCCGCATCCATGCAGATCACCAGGTCGATGCTGCTGCCCTCGGTGGGGGCCTTGACCACCAGCGGGGGGGCCAGCGTCCGCCGTCCGCGCGGGGCAAGCGACTCGAACTCCGGCGTGGGCAGGTTGTGCTCCATCAGCACGCGCTTGGTCCGCGTCTTGTCCATGCACAGCGACGCCACCGCGGAGCGACAGCCGACGAAGGGCAGCCCCTTGGACTCGAGTATCACCTGAAGCCCGCCGCCCTCTCCCCACGAGCCGTGCAGCATCGGGAAAATCAGATCACCACCCCAACGCGAAAACTCATCGAGAGCGGACAGATCGTCGGGGGTGATGTCGCGCTGCTGCGCGTCGTGGCCGGCCTGTGCGAGGGCGTTGGTCACTGTCGCGCCGGACATGAGGCTTACCTCGCGCTCGCGGTCGGGACCGCCGGCGAGAACCATCACTTTCAATCGTTTCTTATTTTCCGCCATGGCTCTTAGCTATCGGCCAAGCATGGCGCGGAGGGTGTAAGTTTGCGTCGGCGTCGGTCAGCGCATCCCGGCGGCTCAGGGGCGATGTCCCCAGACGCTCCAGATGAAAAAAAGCAGACTCAGGCACAGCCCCAGCGTGCCGAGCAGAGCACCGGTCAGACAGAGCTTCGCCCCCAGCAGTTCCGGCTTGCGCCGGAGTTCCCGTCGTCCCAGCACCGCCAGGACGATGGCGATGATTCCCAGTATCACCCCTAGAACCAGCGTGAAAAAGTCGAACACCGCCAGGATGCCGCACATGACGCTGAAAAGGGCGAACGGGCTGCGTGCCTGCACCCATGCCTTGATGCGTTCCGCCCGCTGCTGCTCTGCCGCCGTTTCTCGACCGAATAAGGCCATGAATCGTTCCTGTGCGTCTCCGTGTCGTTGATCCTCACCGCACCGCTGCGCGAGGTCACGCGCTCTTTCCGTGCAGCCGCTTCGCAGCACGCTCTGGACCGCTCCGCTTTACAGCCTGCTCAAGTCCACGAATAATCATCACCCATCACCAAACCCGCAGGACACCCGCTTATGGTAGGCGATTCTACCTCCCGCACTTACTCCTTTCGTGGTGTTGATGTCAAACTCCATCAGCCGATGCTCGTGGCGCGCAGCAAGGGTTATCTCTGGTTCCCCACGCTGGCGCGCATGAATGACGGCAGCCTCCGGGCTTCCATGACTGACTACGCCGACGACCATCTGGCCAACTCCACCGGGCAATACGCCTGGTCGCGTGATGCCGGCCGAACCTGGTCGCAGCCGATCCAGATGCGCTATGGGGATGTCGATGTCCGCCTACCCAACGGTGACGCGGTGATCCAGCCCTATTACCTCTATCCGATCAAGGAGCAGCCGCTGACGATCGGCTCTCCGTACAACTTTGCGCCGCATGATCGACACGAACTGCGGGAAACTACGCCGGGAATAACGGTGACGGGATTTCCCCGGCCGGATGTGCGCCTCAAAAACGGTGCGGCCGGCTTTGTCTTCAACGGCCAGTCCGTCGCCGTCGAGGGCGGTTACCTGGCGACGATTTACGGCACGTTCGAGGGCGATACCCGTTTCAGCCTGCTCGCGGTGCATTCATCCGACGCGATTCACTGGCGCGTCCGGTCAACCATCAGCGACGCGAAATGCCCGCTCGAATGCAGTGAAGGCCCTTGCGAAGCGGCGCTCTGCCGGCTCAAGGACGGCAGGCTCATGTGCGTTTACCGATTGGGAACTTTCTATCCCTTCGGTCGGCAATTCAGCGCCGACGACGGCCGGACCTGGACCCCGCCGCAAACGATTCCCGCGTTTTCCGTCCAGCCGAGTCTGGTCACGATGAAAGACGGCACGGTCGCGCTCTCCGGCGGGCGGCAGGGCATCTACCTCTGGCTCAACCTCGCCGGTGACGGCGAAAAGTGGGTCCGCGTGAATATCGAGGACCACCATAACCTGTTCAACGAAGCCGAATCATTCTGGCGGCCGGGAATCTCATCCTGTTACACCGAAGTCGTCGCGCTGGATGAGTCAAACCTGATGATGATCTACGACCGGATTCCCTTCGGATGGGCGGCCATCCCGCCGGAGGCTCACGACACCAACTCCGTCTGGGTGGTCCGCGCCACGATCCGCCGCACGTGATGCGGTCGCGCGTCACCGCACCGACACGCCAGCTCACCCGCCGCCTCAGTGCAGCCGCGTCGCAGCACGTTTTCGCTTTTAGGTGCTGCTGGAAGGGATGTGACGGGCGATCGGCATCAGCAGGTTGTGAACCAGTTGATCGCTCGCCAGGTCGTTGGCGTGGCGCGCCATGTCCTCAAAAATCGTCGGCAGCTCCTCGATCTTGTCGATCGGGCCGAACCGCCGCACCGTCAGAAAAATGCTGATCGGCTCGTCGCGCCGCGCCGGCGCCATGCCGCGCCGATTTTTCGTGCGGGTTTTGACCTCAAAAAACGCCTGCATATCCACGCGATCCGACAGCGTGATGCCGAACATCGGCTGGACATTCAGAATGCTCGCGCCGTTGATGCCCAGCAGGTTTTCCACGGCGGAGTTGCGGTAAAGCGCCTCGAAAACGATCGCGTCGTGGTTGCCGCTGCACGCCAGATCAAAGCCGAACATCAGATCGAGATAGTCCACGTCGAGCGGGCTGACCGTCAGGTGATAGGGGATGATGTCGAGCACCAGCCGGTGCAGCCGATAGGACTCTTCCATGCTGCTGGGGTTGACGTGGCCGGTGCGGATGCTGGTCCGACGGATCGCCAGCCAGCGATATTCCTCATTCCGCCGCGACGATTCGAGCGCAAGCTCGTGCTCATACCGGCGAAAACGATTCATCGTCGGCATGACTTTGCGAACCTGATCCATCATGTGCAGGATCGTCTCGCGGTCGCTGGGCAGGTCCATCTTGAGGGCAAGCTTCTGGTTGACATAAAAGTCGCTGCACAGTGCCCCATAATTTGTTCCCATGGATCAGTCCCTTCCGCGGCACCAGCCACGATGAAACATGCCATTATAGCGAAACCACCCGCGGATAAGGGTGCCGAAGTCAGGAACGCCTCGACTCGCAGCGCGTGTCTCATCTCCTCGTGTTGAGCAAATGACGGGAAACGAACCAGGTCGGCCCGGCCCGGCCTTGGCACGTCGGCTCACCTGTGCCGCCGCCGACTTTCACCGTAACGCAATCCCAGACATCGGCCGCAGCGCAGTTGCCGCGACTCCGGCTCGAGCAACGCGCCGTAGCGCTCGACGACCGCCCGTTCCGCCTCGCTGCCCGGCGCATTGGGCCTGCCTCGACTCGGATCACACAGCCCGCGCAGCCACAGCCGCGCAATCTGCGCGTCACGCATCTCGCTGCGCGTCGCCAGCGGCATGAATAGCTTGACCACGCACCGACGACAGATCGGACAAACCAGATAATGCCGCGACAAAATCGCATTCATCCGCCGCAATCTCACGTCGATCACCTGCCCCCAATTTTTGGGTAAGACCAGCACTTTCGTGATCGTCGCGCCTTTGTTCGGGTTCCCCGGCAAGCCGTCGGCCTCATCAAACGCCCGCGCACTCGAACCGCCGCTGCTGCTCTGCGGGTTCCAGCTCGCCCGTTGACGACGGCGCAGCTTTTCCGCGCGCAGTCGGCCTTCACTCGAATCGTCCGTCGGCCTGATCGCGTTGGATTTGCCGGTGCGCCAATCGCCGCGCAAGGTTCGCGGCATCCGCTGACGGTGCAGCGTCATCAGGTCGCCGCGCCCGACATACACATGGCCGCATACGTCCTTCGTAAAGCCGCGTGAGGTAACACGCCCGTTCACCGCCGCCGTTTGCTGCGCGCTCCCTTGCCCGTCCGTAGCACGCTGCGTCTGAGTCCGCGATTGCGAGAACGGATGAATCCATGAGCGTGTCTGTGTCGGACTTCGGGGGGCGGTTGCGCGATGCAGCCGCTGCCACATGGAATCTCTGCCCTCGTGTTCGCGGTCGGCTTCGTCCGCGTGCTGGGGAGCAGAGTGATTGAATCGAGGGTCATTCCAGACGACCAGATGGCGCAGCTCCGCAGCACTGACCTCAACGCAGGCGGAACGGTCGATCCGCCCGGCCCGGTTAAGCCAGGAAGCCCGGACGAAGAGCGTCGCCAGCGTCGGCGGTTCGATAACCATTAAACTATCTTAGCCGTGATGTTCAACGATTGCAACACCAAAAGCGCGCCGGGCAGCAGGGCGAGTAACAGGTTGTAGCCAGGCCATGCGGGATCAGTTGTTGATACACAGCGATCGCGGATCATCCAGCAGATGCTGTTCAAGTGATCGTGGTGCTAAGCGCGTTGCGGCATATCCTGACGCATGACGGTCAGATACGAGGCCACGAAAGCCGGCTCATAGTCGGTCGCGTTGCTGTATTCAACAAACTCGACATGCTGCCGCGCGAAAGCGATGATGGCTTCCGTAGCGAGGAGTGAATCGAACTGCTCAAGCAGACTGAAATTGTCGTCACCAACCTGCTGTTTGAAGAAGCACGGCAATAATTTGAGAATCTGAGTACAGTGCTCACATGGCAAAACAACCACTAGCCGAGGTCTTCGGCTTCCCGATAGATAATCAAGGTTCCGAAGCGAAACGCTGCCGGGACAATGCACTGTGCCCATTCGGGAATGTGGTGCCAAACTGTACCAAGGACAAGGCGAATGATCCGCTCGGCGTTTGCAGCATCTACGATGGGGGGAATGTTGTAATCACTTGCCCGATCAGGTTCCGAGAGCGTTGGATCATCGCTGAGGATGCTGCCGGTTTTTTCTTCCCAAAGGGAACAAAGTGGACGACGTTGACGGAGGTTCGTCTAAGGGACAAGCACGGCAAGTCGGCAGGAAATATCGACGTTGTACTTTGCGCGTACGACGCGCGCGGCAAAGTGATCGACTTCGGAGCGTCAGAAATCCAAGCAGTCTACATCTCTGGTAATGTGCGGAACCCGTTCGAGCACTACATGGAGGATCCGAGAGCTCGGGCTAAAATGGATTGGAGCAAGCATCCGCACTATCCCGGTCCGGACTACTTGTCCTCGTCTCGCAAGCGGCTGGCACCGCAACTCCTGTTCAAAGGCGGCATCCTGAACGCGTGGAAGAAGAAGGTTGCGGTTGCAATCAACAGCGGCTTCTTTGCGACGTTACCCATGCTCAAGGAGACGGACCCGGACAAGGCGGACATTGCTTGGTTCGTGTATGACCTGGTCAAAGACGCTGGTAAGAACGTCTATTCACTTCAACGAACGAAGGTTGTGTATACGAAGTTCTTCGAAGCGATTGACAAGATCACCCGATCCGAGCCGGGCAATATCTCTGAGTTCATTGACGTGCTACAGGACAAAGTGGATGAAAAGCTTGAAAACAATAATCCGCCCGATACGGCGCTCATCTCCTCGCCCATTTAGAATGGGTCATCAGATGACGTTCTTTCCGGTTACTGCCGCGGAATACGTCGTCAACGTCGCTTCGGTGCCGAAACGCAGCCCGTTTCGGTATCCGGGTGGAAAAACTTGGCTTGTGCCGCACATACGGCAATGGCTTACGAGCATCAAACCTAGACCAACGTTATTGGTCGAGCCATTCGCGGGAGGGGCGATTGTCTCGCTTACGGCTGCGTTCGAGGGCTTGGTGGATCACATCGTGCTGTCCGAACTTGACGACGATGTTTCGTCCGTATGGCGCACGATCTTCGAGGGTAATGCAGAGGCGTTGGTAGAGCGCATCTTGACGTTTGACCTCACACACGACAATGTCCGTGCGACGCTTGCGCGGCAGGACGGTGATATTTCTGAACAGGCGTTTCGCACGATCTTGCGGAACCGGACGCAGCATGGTGGGATCATGGCGGCTGGGGCAAGCCTGATCAAACACGGCGAGAATGGCAAGGGCTTACGCTCGCGGTGGTACGTAGATACATTGGCGAAGCGAATCCGTGCAATCGCAGCGATCCGGGACCGCTTCACCTTTGTCGCTGGCGACGGGATAGAGCTTATGCGCCAGTATTCCAGACGCAAACGTGCCGCGTTCTTCATCGACCCGCCTTATACGGCTGGTGGAACGAACGGAAAGCGTGCTGGTACTCGACTCTACACGCACTATGAGTTGGACCACGAATTACTGTTCGAAAAAGCCGATCGCGTTGCTGGCGACATCCTATTGACCTATGACGATGCGCCTGATGTGCGAGAGCTCGCCGCAAAACATTCGCTTGAGGTTGAGCAGGTTGCAATGAAAAACACACATCATGCAAAGA
This region of Phycisphaeraceae bacterium genomic DNA includes:
- a CDS encoding D-alanine--D-alanine ligase, with the translated sequence MAENKKRLKVMVLAGGPDREREVSLMSGATVTNALAQAGHDAQQRDITPDDLSALDEFSRWGGDLIFPMLHGSWGEGGGLQVILESKGLPFVGCRSAVASLCMDKTRTKRVLMEHNLPTPEFESLAPRGRRTLAPPLVVKAPTEGSSIDLVICMDAEEVRRARSRLHRRHPQLLLEKYIKGKELTVGVIAGAQGLESLPAIHIVPATEFYNYQAKYDRDDTQYLFNIDLRKEVLRDIQKLAIEAATVLGVKHLCRVDFMVDSDQQPYILEVNTIPGFTSHSLLPKAAQHAGIPLPKLADRLARMALSAAKS
- a CDS encoding phage holin family protein, which produces MALFGRETAAEQQRAERIKAWVQARSPFALFSVMCGILAVFDFFTLVLGVILGIIAIVLAVLGRRELRRKPELLGAKLCLTGALLGTLGLCLSLLFFIWSVWGHRP
- a CDS encoding exo-alpha-sialidase; the encoded protein is MVGDSTSRTYSFRGVDVKLHQPMLVARSKGYLWFPTLARMNDGSLRASMTDYADDHLANSTGQYAWSRDAGRTWSQPIQMRYGDVDVRLPNGDAVIQPYYLYPIKEQPLTIGSPYNFAPHDRHELRETTPGITVTGFPRPDVRLKNGAAGFVFNGQSVAVEGGYLATIYGTFEGDTRFSLLAVHSSDAIHWRVRSTISDAKCPLECSEGPCEAALCRLKDGRLMCVYRLGTFYPFGRQFSADDGRTWTPPQTIPAFSVQPSLVTMKDGTVALSGGRQGIYLWLNLAGDGEKWVRVNIEDHHNLFNEAESFWRPGISSCYTEVVALDESNLMMIYDRIPFGWAAIPPEAHDTNSVWVVRATIRRT
- a CDS encoding DNA adenine methylase, which gives rise to MTFFPVTAAEYVVNVASVPKRSPFRYPGGKTWLVPHIRQWLTSIKPRPTLLVEPFAGGAIVSLTAAFEGLVDHIVLSELDDDVSSVWRTIFEGNAEALVERILTFDLTHDNVRATLARQDGDISEQAFRTILRNRTQHGGIMAAGASLIKHGENGKGLRSRWYVDTLAKRIRAIAAIRDRFTFVAGDGIELMRQYSRRKRAAFFIDPPYTAGGTNGKRAGTRLYTHYELDHELLFEKADRVAGDILLTYDDAPDVRELAAKHSLEVEQVAMKNTHHAKMTELLIGRNMQWIR